One Rhinopithecus roxellana isolate Shanxi Qingling chromosome 7, ASM756505v1, whole genome shotgun sequence DNA segment encodes these proteins:
- the PNMA5 gene encoding paraneoplastic antigen-like protein 5: MALTLLEDWCKGMDMDPRKALLIIGIPVECSEVEIQDTVQAGLQPLRAYRVLGRMFRREDNAKAVFIELADTVNYTTLPSHISGKGGSWEVVVKPRNPDDEFLSRLNYFLKDEGRSMTDVARALGCCSLPAQSLDAEVVPQVRPPPLEPLKESMWYRKLKVFSGTASPSPGEETFEDWLEQVTEIMPIWQVSEMEKRRRLLESLRGPALSIMRVLQANNDSITVEQCLDALKQIFGDKEDFRASQFRFLQTFPKIGEKISTFLLRLEPLLQKAVQRSPLSVRSADMIRLKHLLAWVSMTPALRGKLELLDQRGCPPNFLELMKLIRDEEEWENTEAVMKKKEKPSGRGRGASGRQARAEASVSAPQATVQARSFSDSSTQTVQGGLPPLVKRRRLSRSESTREEDYGQAMYPKAENQTPGREGPQAAGEESGNEAGVGATSHPKPWET, translated from the coding sequence ATGGCACTGACACTGCTAGAGGATTGGTGCAAGGGGATGGACATGGACCCCAGAAAGGCCCTGCTGATCATAGGCATCCCCGTGGAGTGTAGTGAGGTGGAAATTCAGGACACTGTGCAGGCAGGCTTACAGCCCCTGCGCGCATACAGGGTGCTAGGGAGAATGTTCAGGAGGGAAGACAATGCCAAGGCAGTCTTCATTGAATTGGCTGACACTGTCAATTACACTACTCTGCCTAGTCACATATCAGGGAAGGGGGGCTCCTGGGAAGTGGTGGTAAAACCCCGTAACCCAGATGACGAGTTTCTCAGTAGACTGAACTACTTCCTGAAAGATGAGGGCCGAAGTATGACAGATGTGGCCAGAGCCCTGGGGTGTTGCAGCCTCCCTGCCCAGAGCCTGGATGCAGAGGTCGTACCCCAAGTTAGACCCCCACCTTTAGAGCCTCTGAAAGAAAGTATGTGGTACCGGAAACTGAAAGTGTTTTCAGGAACTGCTTCCCCTAGCCCAGGTGAAGAGACCTTTGAAGACTGGCTAGAGCAGGTCACTGAGATAATGCCCATATGGCAAGTGTCTGAGATGGAGAAGAGACGGCGTTTGCTGGAGAGCTTACGAGGGCCTGCTCTGTCAATCATGCGGGTGCTCCAGGCCAACAATGACTCCATAACTGTGGAGCAGTGCCTTGACGCCTTAAAGCAGATCTTTGGGGATAAAGAGGACTTCAGAGCCTCTCAGTTTAGGTTTCTGCAGACCTTTCCGAAGATTGGAGAGAAAATCTCCACTTTCCTGCTGCGCTTAGAGCCCCTGCTGCAGAAAGCAGTGCAGAGGAGCCCCTTGTCAGTGCGCAGCGCAGACATGATTCGTCTGAAACATCTCTTAGCTTGGGTCTCCATGACCCCCGCCCTCAGAGGCAAGCTGGAGCTCTTGGATCAGCGAGGGTGTCCCCCCAATTTTCTGGAGTTAATGAAGCTTATTCGAGATGAAGAAGAGTGGGAGAACACTGAGGCAGTgatgaagaagaaggagaagccaTCAGGGAGAGGCCGGGGGGCCTCTGGTAGACAGGCAAGAGCAGAAGCCAGTGTCTCTGCACCTCAGGCCACCGTGCAGGCAAGGTCTTTTAGCGACAGCAGCACCCAGACTGTACAGGGAGGCTTACCCCCATTAGTGAAACGCAGGCGGCTGTCGCGCAGTGAAAGCACTAGGGAAGAAGACTATGGCCAGGCCATGTATCCGAAGGCTGAAAACCAGACTCCAGGCAGGGAGGGGCCACAGGCTGCAGGAGAGGAGTCGGGAAACGAGGCAGGGGTTGGGGCCACGAGCCATCCCAAGCCCTGGGAAACATAG
- the PNMA3 gene encoding paraneoplastic antigen Ma3 isoform X2 translates to MPLTLLQDWCRGEHLNTQRCMLILGIPEDCGEDEFEETLQEACRHLGRYRVIGRMFRREENAQAILLELAQDIDYALLPREIPGKGGPWEVIVKPRNSDGEFLDRLNRFLEEERRTVADMNRVLGSDTNCSAPRVTISPEFWTWAQTLGAAVQPLLEQMLYRELRVFSGNTISIPGALAFDAWLEHTTEMLQMWQVPEGEKRRRLMECLRGPALQVVSGLRASNASITVEECLAALQQVFGPVESHKIAQVKLCKAYQEAGEKVSSFVLRLEPLLQRAVENNVVSRRNVNQTRLKRVLSGAILPDKLRDKLKLMKQRRKPPGFLALVKLLREEEEWEATLGPDRESLEGLEVAPRPPARITGVGAVPLPASGNSFDARPSQGYRRRRGRGQHRRGGVARAGSRGSRKRKRHTFCYSCGEDGHIRVQCINPSNLLLAKETKEILEGGEREAQTNSR, encoded by the exons ATGCCATTGACCCTGTTACAGGATTGGTGTCGGGGGGAGCACCTGAACACCCAGAGGTGCATGCTCATCCTGGGGATCCCCGAGGACTGTGGAGAGGATGAGTTTGAGGAGACACTGCAGGAGGCTTGCAGGCACCTGGGCAGATACAGGGTGATTGGCAGGATGTTTAGGAGGGAGGAGAACGCCCAGGCGATTCTACTGGAGCTGGCACAAGATATCGACTATGCTTTGCTCCCAAGGGAAATACCAGGAAAGGGGGGCCCCTGGGAAGTGATTGTAAAACCCCGTAACTCAGATGGGGAGTTTCTCGACAGATTGAACCGCTTCTTAGAGGAGGAGAGGCGGACCGTGGCAGATATGAACCGAGTCCTCGGGTCGGACACCAATTGTTCGGCTCCAAGAGTGACTATATCACCAGAGTTCTGGACCTGGGCCCAGACTCTGGGGGCAGCAGTGCAGCCTCTGCTAGAACAAATGTTGTACCGAGAACTAAGAGTGTTTTCTGGGAACACCATATCCATCCCAGGTGCACTGGCCTTTGATGCCTGGCTTGAGCACACCACTGAGATGCTACAGATGTGGCAGGTGCCCGAGGGGGAAAAGAGGCGGAGGCTGATGGAATGCTTACGCGGCCCTGCTCTCCAGGTGGTCAGTGGGCTCCGGGCCAGCAATGCTTCCATAACTGTGGAGGAGTGCCTGGCTGCCTTGCAGCAGGTGTTCGGACCTGTGGAGAGCCATAAAATTGCCCAGGTGAAGTTGTGTAAGGCCtatcaggaggcaggagagaaagTATCTAGCTTTGTGTTACGTTTGGAACCCCTGCTCCAAAGAGCTGTAGAAAACAATGTGGTATCACGTAGAAACGTGAATCAGACTCGCCTGAAACGAGTCTTAAGTGGGGCCATCCTTCCTGACAAACTCCGAGACAAGCTTAAGTTGATGAAACAGCGAAGGAAGCCTCCTGGTTTCCTGGCCCTGGTGAAGCTCCTGCGTGAGGAGGAGGAATGGGAGGCCACTTTAGGTCCAGATAGGGAGAGCCTGGAGGGGCTGGAAGTAGCCCCAAGGCCACCTGCCAGGATCACTGGGGTTGGGGCAGTACCTCTCCCTGCCTCTGGCAACAGTTTTGATGCGAGGCCTTCCCAGGGCTACCGGCGCCGGAGGGGCAGAGGCCAACACCGAAGGGGTGGTGTGGCAAGGGCTGGCTCTCGAGGTTCAAGAAAACGGAAACGCCACACATTCTGCTATAGCTGTGGGGAAGACGGCCACATCAGGGTACAGTGCATCAACCCTTCCAACCTGCTCTTG GCCAAGGAGACAAAAGAGATATTggaaggaggggaaagagaagCCCAGACAAATAGCAGATGA
- the PNMA3 gene encoding paraneoplastic antigen Ma3 isoform X1 — MPLTLLQDWCRGEHLNTQRCMLILGIPEDCGEDEFEETLQEACRHLGRYRVIGRMFRREENAQAILLELAQDIDYALLPREIPGKGGPWEVIVKPRNSDGEFLDRLNRFLEEERRTVADMNRVLGSDTNCSAPRVTISPEFWTWAQTLGAAVQPLLEQMLYRELRVFSGNTISIPGALAFDAWLEHTTEMLQMWQVPEGEKRRRLMECLRGPALQVVSGLRASNASITVEECLAALQQVFGPVESHKIAQVKLCKAYQEAGEKVSSFVLRLEPLLQRAVENNVVSRRNVNQTRLKRVLSGAILPDKLRDKLKLMKQRRKPPGFLALVKLLREEEEWEATLGPDRESLEGLEVAPRPPARITGVGAVPLPASGNSFDARPSQGYRRRRGRGQHRRGGVARAGSRGSRKRKRHTFCYSCGEDGHIRVQCINPSNLLLVKQKKQAAIESGNGNWAWDKSHPKSKAK, encoded by the coding sequence ATGCCATTGACCCTGTTACAGGATTGGTGTCGGGGGGAGCACCTGAACACCCAGAGGTGCATGCTCATCCTGGGGATCCCCGAGGACTGTGGAGAGGATGAGTTTGAGGAGACACTGCAGGAGGCTTGCAGGCACCTGGGCAGATACAGGGTGATTGGCAGGATGTTTAGGAGGGAGGAGAACGCCCAGGCGATTCTACTGGAGCTGGCACAAGATATCGACTATGCTTTGCTCCCAAGGGAAATACCAGGAAAGGGGGGCCCCTGGGAAGTGATTGTAAAACCCCGTAACTCAGATGGGGAGTTTCTCGACAGATTGAACCGCTTCTTAGAGGAGGAGAGGCGGACCGTGGCAGATATGAACCGAGTCCTCGGGTCGGACACCAATTGTTCGGCTCCAAGAGTGACTATATCACCAGAGTTCTGGACCTGGGCCCAGACTCTGGGGGCAGCAGTGCAGCCTCTGCTAGAACAAATGTTGTACCGAGAACTAAGAGTGTTTTCTGGGAACACCATATCCATCCCAGGTGCACTGGCCTTTGATGCCTGGCTTGAGCACACCACTGAGATGCTACAGATGTGGCAGGTGCCCGAGGGGGAAAAGAGGCGGAGGCTGATGGAATGCTTACGCGGCCCTGCTCTCCAGGTGGTCAGTGGGCTCCGGGCCAGCAATGCTTCCATAACTGTGGAGGAGTGCCTGGCTGCCTTGCAGCAGGTGTTCGGACCTGTGGAGAGCCATAAAATTGCCCAGGTGAAGTTGTGTAAGGCCtatcaggaggcaggagagaaagTATCTAGCTTTGTGTTACGTTTGGAACCCCTGCTCCAAAGAGCTGTAGAAAACAATGTGGTATCACGTAGAAACGTGAATCAGACTCGCCTGAAACGAGTCTTAAGTGGGGCCATCCTTCCTGACAAACTCCGAGACAAGCTTAAGTTGATGAAACAGCGAAGGAAGCCTCCTGGTTTCCTGGCCCTGGTGAAGCTCCTGCGTGAGGAGGAGGAATGGGAGGCCACTTTAGGTCCAGATAGGGAGAGCCTGGAGGGGCTGGAAGTAGCCCCAAGGCCACCTGCCAGGATCACTGGGGTTGGGGCAGTACCTCTCCCTGCCTCTGGCAACAGTTTTGATGCGAGGCCTTCCCAGGGCTACCGGCGCCGGAGGGGCAGAGGCCAACACCGAAGGGGTGGTGTGGCAAGGGCTGGCTCTCGAGGTTCAAGAAAACGGAAACGCCACACATTCTGCTATAGCTGTGGGGAAGACGGCCACATCAGGGTACAGTGCATCAACCCTTCCAACCTGCTCTTGGTAAAGCAGAAGAAACAGGCTGCAATTGAGTCGGGAAACGGGAACTGGGCTTGGGACAAGAGCCATCCCAAGTCCAAGGCCAAGTAG